In Rhodobacter xanthinilyticus, a single window of DNA contains:
- the mobC gene encoding plasmid mobilization relaxosome protein MobC produces MPRRRRLSEIERSTIAQERRNGVSAASLAARYDVSLKTIYNVVNHRDERQTANGSRSRVVGIRVSDDDLRRFDAALSRRGIAHRSDAMRRLMLAAEGVFLPDDEMCDELRNLGAALNRVGNNVNQIARRLNEAKLRGERLSYPASSHRDVRALAGLVFDLADQVQEMSRARRSVLDIEISSALVDLAERDENGAE; encoded by the coding sequence ATGCCCCGCCGTCGCAGACTGTCAGAGATCGAACGATCGACCATCGCCCAGGAGCGCCGGAACGGCGTCTCCGCGGCGTCATTGGCCGCGCGCTACGATGTCAGCCTGAAGACGATCTACAACGTGGTGAACCACCGGGATGAGCGTCAGACAGCGAACGGCAGCCGATCGCGGGTTGTGGGGATCCGGGTCTCGGACGACGACCTGCGCCGGTTCGACGCGGCGCTGTCGCGGCGCGGGATTGCGCACCGCTCGGATGCCATGCGCCGCCTGATGCTGGCGGCCGAAGGTGTCTTCCTGCCCGACGACGAGATGTGTGACGAGTTGCGCAATCTCGGCGCCGCGCTCAACCGGGTTGGCAACAATGTGAACCAGATCGCGCGACGTCTGAACGAGGCCAAGCTGCGGGGCGAGAGACTGTCCTACCCGGCCTCAAGCCACCGTGACGTCCGCGCCCTTGCGGGTCTGGTCTTCGATCTGGCCGACCAGGTTCAGGAGATGTCGCGTGCGCGGCGCAGCGTGCTGGACATTGAGATCAGCTCTGCCCTGGTGGACCTCGCCGAGAGGGATGAAAATGGAGCGGAGTGA
- a CDS encoding nucleotide-binding protein has translation MPNENLVVVAAMARKGGSGKTTLSRALISAAIAAGRRVMLIDTDSTRVLGAWHARAEAGGLSSPLLCSATVESVAGVEDQIDQVYMAGTADFIFIDTAGVGAEWSDGIAVLADHIVTPVMLSTSDFDVGAQTADWFEKLKSRVDDPSSLPRHHVVLNMVDPKTTRADAALIEEALTRFPVIETVMMRRNTYKEMDQKGLLHALALEKQSDPNPLMRPHVRHVVEALEEATDILNNILAA, from the coding sequence ATGCCGAACGAAAATCTTGTGGTGGTCGCAGCGATGGCCCGGAAAGGGGGCAGTGGAAAAACGACGCTTTCGCGCGCCTTGATCAGCGCCGCGATCGCCGCCGGACGCAGAGTGATGTTGATCGACACGGACAGCACGAGGGTACTCGGGGCCTGGCATGCTCGGGCGGAAGCCGGTGGGCTGAGTTCGCCGCTTCTCTGCTCGGCCACCGTCGAAAGCGTGGCGGGTGTCGAGGATCAGATCGATCAGGTCTACATGGCAGGCACGGCAGACTTCATCTTCATCGATACCGCAGGGGTCGGTGCCGAATGGTCAGACGGCATCGCGGTGCTTGCGGACCACATCGTGACGCCCGTCATGCTGTCGACGTCTGATTTCGATGTCGGAGCGCAGACAGCTGATTGGTTTGAGAAACTGAAATCCCGCGTTGACGACCCCTCCAGCCTTCCGCGCCACCACGTCGTCCTCAACATGGTTGACCCGAAAACGACCCGTGCTGACGCGGCCCTGATTGAAGAAGCGCTCACCCGTTTTCCGGTGATTGAGACCGTCATGATGCGGCGGAACACCTACAAGGAGATGGACCAGAAGGGGCTTCTCCACGCCTTGGCGCTGGAAAAGCAATCTGATCCAAACCCTCTGATGCGTCCACATGTACGTCATGTCGTCGAGGCGCTCGAGGAGGCGACGGACATCCTCAACAATATTCTTGCTGCGTGA
- a CDS encoding Fic family protein — protein MAWNWTLPDWPDFRYDASALEPFEQTFLLSSGEILGAVHHVSQPEREQLRIELLSEEAMQTSAIEGEILDRLSVQSSLRRHLGLDPDSYPAKPREQGVAEMMVDVYSSFAEPLTHETLYRWHRMLLSHDRRLKTIGAYRQHAEAMQIVSGRLDRPTIHFEAPPSERVMPEMERYADWFNKTGPGGAEPLPALTRAGLSHLYFESIHPFEDGNGRLGRALAEKSLAQNIGQPTLISLAFTIEKERKGYYDQLEQHQKTLDVTDWLVWFAEVVLKAQQATLDRVGFFISKAHFYDRHRDHLNERQAKAIARMFREGPGGFKGGLSADNYLKITGTSRATATRDLQDLVEKGALSRTGERRHTRYWLNLKPRASNQLQ, from the coding sequence ATGGCTTGGAACTGGACGCTGCCTGATTGGCCGGATTTCCGGTATGACGCCTCCGCTCTGGAGCCGTTTGAGCAGACGTTCCTGCTGTCGTCCGGAGAAATCCTCGGCGCGGTCCATCATGTCAGCCAGCCGGAACGCGAGCAACTCCGCATCGAACTGCTCAGCGAGGAAGCGATGCAGACGAGCGCCATCGAGGGTGAAATCCTCGATCGGCTCAGTGTGCAATCTTCGCTGCGCCGCCATCTGGGCCTCGATCCGGACAGCTACCCTGCCAAACCGCGCGAACAGGGCGTCGCGGAAATGATGGTCGACGTCTATTCCAGTTTTGCAGAGCCGCTAACCCATGAGACACTGTACCGCTGGCATCGGATGCTCCTGTCCCATGACCGTCGGTTGAAAACCATTGGGGCCTACCGACAACACGCCGAGGCGATGCAAATCGTTTCCGGCCGCCTTGACCGGCCCACGATCCATTTCGAAGCGCCGCCCTCGGAGCGGGTCATGCCTGAGATGGAGCGATACGCGGATTGGTTCAACAAGACCGGGCCGGGGGGAGCAGAGCCGCTTCCAGCGCTAACGCGCGCAGGGCTAAGCCACCTCTATTTCGAGAGTATCCACCCATTCGAAGACGGCAACGGCCGCTTGGGTCGCGCCCTCGCTGAAAAGTCGCTGGCGCAGAACATTGGCCAGCCGACCCTCATCTCGCTCGCCTTCACCATCGAGAAGGAGCGCAAGGGATACTACGATCAGCTCGAGCAGCATCAAAAAACGCTCGACGTGACCGATTGGCTCGTCTGGTTCGCAGAAGTTGTCTTGAAGGCCCAACAGGCAACACTCGACCGCGTCGGCTTCTTCATCAGCAAGGCACACTTCTACGATCGTCACAGAGACCACTTGAACGAACGCCAGGCCAAGGCCATCGCTCGAATGTTTCGGGAAGGCCCTGGCGGTTTCAAAGGCGGCCTCAGCGCCGACAACTATCTCAAGATCACCGGAACTTCACGTGCAACCGCAACCCGCGATCTGCAGGATCTGGTCGAGAAAGGCGCGCTCAGCCGAACCGGTGAGCGACGCCATACGAGGTACTGGTTGAACCTGAAACCACGGGCGTCGAACCAGCTACAATGA